A region of the Leptidea sinapis chromosome 14, ilLepSina1.1, whole genome shotgun sequence genome:
GCTGAAATCAATGTTTCGTAGTGTTAATTCTCAATTCGACGTAGTTAATGAAAATCGtttcaagccacaaacatcacattttaaggaattcgtgtttaaagtttaacaaatattagtgtattccatacatgttggttgggctactaagtcattatGTCATTCAAAGTAGTAGGTAAAGCAGTAGGTCTgccatttttgtcagtccgttaatatgaatcacgtgaccagttatgtgtttttaactaaatttcgatatgattgtggtttggaacgtttttctggaataacgtcttattttaatattaaattgcaaAAGACCGtgtcaaatttatattattagataccaatgcaatatttatttacttaatttttgccacagacttacaatataccagCGTTTAGACGAAAAAAAACGTGCGAGAGGGAAGAACAtatatctctaacggagatacagcaaggtagaggaggaaagcgaatctattgttattgttacTGATTTtcattgacaagtcgtaaacagtcaacaaattatatatgtaatataaagaatattaatAAACCACTAGATAAGCACATTGACAATTCAAAATTGTTCAGGAATTATCggctgtcagatcgtctatacgcttctatattgtaagtctatatgACTTTTGCTAATGTGTCTCAAATATTCAGAATGGTGTCGTTATACCGTAGATAGAAGATGGCCGCTAGATTCGCTGTCAGCGTATGTAAATGAGATAGCTATAGTCTGTGACATGTGCTATGTTTTTTCATTCTGTAGTACGAACTGTACAACGTAATAAACAACAACGTCCCATGTAAAGAATAACTAAATTCACAAATTCACACCAAATCACTCAATTACATATCAAAAATCAGAATTTATTCAATCAGAATTTCATTAAACCGTATTTCACCACGGCAGCCATTATTTCTTGGGAGCCGAACTGGGTCCGAGCAAAAAAATCGCATACGCGAAAGGGATAGCAGATATTGTGGTGCATCTCGCTTACTCTCAATACCAATCTAATTTATGTGTCTCTGtcacgttattattattattttagcgacgcatctattgttcatcttctatctacgCGTTATCCACATCATGTGTCAATGTTTGCCACAGATAAGTAAAAGAGACTTAGCTACACGTTCGCATTATCTTTTACTACAGATTGGTTAATTATGTGCGGCCAAAACTCAGTTCATTGTCAATGACTACATATGAACctcattttttataagattttattgCCTGGTTACCAAAAAAACATCAtggtatcatatttttttacagttacGTAGAAACATTGACTGAATTGTATTACTTAGGACTTCTCGTAACAGTAGGTTATGGTATACCTacttaagtattattataataatctgaattatttcaaattattacatGAGCTTCTAAAACTTTAATTATGCCAGGTAAAAGTAGGATAAAACTTACCAGTACCTTATAAGATATCGAAAATAAATTTGTACTGTTAAGAAAATTACTGCAGTTAATATTTCAGGTTCAGCCCATGACAAGCTTGTAACATTCATGTTCGTCATGAGAACCTACTTACTGATTTTAAATCTATAAACTATACTATGTTTTTGAAATACACATATAAAAGCATGATTTCTAAAATAGTAATGGAGTAAAGCCGAGGTGTAACTGGGGTCCGTGTCTACAGGATTTCGCGTAAATACatgaaagtttttattttaaacaaatatttgtttattattgtgcGAGTATCCGATTTTTCATTACAAAACAGAACATTTATAAGATGATCAAAAGTAATATACCGGACAAAACATAATAGTTACAAATGGTGATGAATCAAtactatataaatttaatataaatgcgTCGGGATTTTAATAAGTATGAAGAAGTATCCACATAAAcaacaataatgttattatattaatttatttatctctTAATAGTCACCTACGGAAGTATGAAGTCGGGCACAGTTTCTCATAAGCAAAAGAAtctattcacaataattatgCATTCACCACTTACATCtacttaacttttataaaaaggcATCATTTATCAACATTATTATCAACCAGCAAATGATAGTAGCAAAATAACTACAAAATCATCATCTACGACATTGAAAGCAATGGAACGCAtttcaaaagataaaaaaaaaaaactgttacgaATAATACGCACACGCTACTGAAATCGAAAAAGTTTGTATTAAATCGAGACACTACTTCTTTCACCTCCACGAATGAAAAAACCGCTATCTCACAGATGCACAGAGTTAGTTCTCTTGGGCTAAGTCTTATATATACTCTATGACATCGTTTCTTGTCTTGTTTAAATTGAGTCCATGTTATTTTTCCCGCTATTTCACTTGTTCGGCTCGTGTATCTTCTTTGACCTGAAGTCATATATCCTTCGGCAGAATAGAACGAgctctggagagactgaaggTGGTAACTTTGTATCGTTGGGGGCTACTGCGGGTGTCACTTCGCTCGATGGAAGGGCTGGTACAATCGATGGTGCTATTGTTATACCTTCCTTCATTGCTTTTAGTCGTTTCTTATACCTTAAATGGATATTGGtgagttaataatttattacataccATTATCATAtagctcttattatttattatcaccCAGAGTCATTACTAAACAGCGCCGTTTAACTGGCGGCCTGAATGATATGGCGAAATAATGGCAGAAAGTGGAACTAACATGAAATGAACAGATTATGAAAGAAATGAAACATCATCGATCCAAGTCATTTGCCTATCAAACCACTGAATATTATTCAAACCGCTAGTAACAACGGCGCTGTTTAGTAAAGAGGCTCGGCTGTTGATTGAACGGCTAATTAAGCTAGTTGGCTGCGACATATACATGGCTCAGTAATAACTTTTAGCCAGTCTatatgtatacaaataaaatcatGTAAGATCATTACCAAGGTGTGGTTAGCATGTtcttatgttaatattaactcccttagataattgatacgtccaGAAAGTGCCTTTCGACAACATGCCggatttattaatttagtgtgcatTTTAACCAACGTCTTAAATTCGGTATACGTCCGTCactgttttagtgtgcgtgcgttccTGAAAATAGTGGCTAACTGTTCGCCGCTCTTTACTTATTTTCGAAATGTTGACAGCTGTCACAATCTAAACGACGCATAAATCATCTAAGTTAACTCCCTTATCTATAAAACAATATATCCTAGAAAGTATAACTTTGCGTGGAACACGAAGTAatggtttattatattatcatatatatatatatatatatatatatatatatatatatatatatatagtcttaTATAACGAATCTTCTtctataagtattttatttattaatttcttacaTAAAAACTGTAAGACgaggttaaaaatttaaaatgtgatTTAAGCGTTCTGTGATGGAAATTTACCTAACATTACATCTTCAACTTTCTTTATAAATCCATTTGCAAAAAAACACCCAAACTTTTCTGTACAACTatgaaaatcttaaaaaaaagagGTTTTCTATGCAATTAGAAACAATTGTCTACGTATTCAGAAGTAttgacaattaaaataaaatgttctaaaattgaaaattacaaagttatattttttaatattctctTTGGTTTAAATGTtgtgctataaataaataaaaagggtttttgtgattttattaaagtaatgttgatgtaaaattgtttacatttgttTTTCGTGACAGATTTTATATCGCAATACGGTAGAGAAGACAATTATCGCTGGCAATATAGTGACTATTCTTTAAGGAggctaataattaaataccaaTGTTATGTGTCGGAGCGGTTTGGTGTCAGTCGTTCCACTGTTCAGGCCTGGACTAGGTTTCAAGAAACCGGTTCTTTGAAAAGAAGACCGGTGATCAGAAAGAAAACGATATACTGTGCCCAGGGACAATCGATATATTGTAAGCCAAGCTTTACGAAATTGGAATCTATCTATAATGACATCTAAAACAATCTTGAAGATGTTAGTAATGTGACTGTTAGCGTATGGACTATCAGGAGGAGACTTCTAGAAGTAGATAGTCGAACGTGCGAACGTGGACAGATGAAGACTGAAGCAAGCTTTTATTTACTGATGAAGCCAGAATCTCTTTTCTTGGTGACGAACGATCTCATAAAGTGCTTAGAAGAATAGGAGAGCGTTATGTTTTGAAGAAATTACGCCTTACGGAGGAGGTGCTGTCATGTTTAGGGCTggcatattcaaattcaaaaacactttattcatgtaggtcacaaaaatgacacttatgaatgtcaaaaaaaaatatataaatattgtttcttattgaatttaccgctacttcgtaaagggttgagctaatgagaagaagtagcaagaaactcattgccactcttttaagtcaagatttacattttagttgttttacaaatcatttcaattacaatatatgcaaagtgacgcaacaaaaatactcaaaagtcaaaaaaggcttacatgagtaagtcaaaaaaagtaaattaatacttataaacacaagagttattgagtatagtgaGTTTTTGAGGATTGTCCAGAGTAAATTTTCGTAGAAAATAGCTCTCTAAATGCACAATGCTACATCAAGGAACTTCTAGTTCCTCATGTTAAACCAGCGTTAGCTATTAGAATTACTTAAGTGAAGTCGGAATCCGCCAATCCGTTAGATAGCCAGCACGAACCGTTCTCAATTAAAATGAGTAGCTATGGGACTTTTTAGATTACCGCTGAATGCGAGCGTATTGCAAAGAACTCATAAGACACCTCGTCCAAAGTATGCCACGAAGAATTGCAGTGGAGGCCACACtcgacattattttattttattgtaaactttatataaataaaggagAAAGTCAATTGAAGTCATTATTTTTTGTCAACAtaagttatttgatattattttgttgcatcaaatCTCTTTTACAACTGTTAATACCAAAAGTACTCGAATAATACAAGTGTCCGTTTTTTTGCAAAggagtttataataatatcatatcgatgccaaatattttttcttcctttattttgacagttgatGGCTAAAGTGTGCCGTACCTGCAGTATTCATTGAAGGTCAGCACGTAGCACTTGTCCTCGATGCAGGCCACGGAGTTTGCGTCTCTGTGTCGGGAAGCGAACACCTCGTCGGGGGCATCGGTGGGCAGGCGGCCTCGGTCCGTGTGCTCGGGCCGGTAGTACCACACCAGGGACACCATCATCTCACCTGACAATAGCCGTAGACAATAAGGTGATTTAAAATCCACGTAATATACCTCTTTCTCTCTTCCACTTCTTCTATTGGTAAATCAACTTTTAAAACTTCATTTGCCCTATGACCTAAAAAGCATGGCGTTATAAACAGGAAGAAATTCTAATTTATTGTTAGATATCTCATTGACCGCTCCTCGGAAAATATTGCCTTGAAGCAAAGAGCACAGATGTAGTAGAACTCGTTTATATTATGGTAAAGATATATTAGGGCCGAATAGCAGTATCAAGGTGACAACAGCTGTCCCAGCTGGCCCCCATGTGATGTAGACCGTGGGACCCATTAGATAAAAACCTATGTTGCTCACTCCATTCCTTCAActctaaattatattttaatatagaatAAGCGGTATCCCATGTAACTTTATCTGTCACTGTTATCTgcataatattcttttttaaatgtaattcatGCAAAATATCGAATAAAATTTCTGTGAATTACAAAACGATTAAGATTAAGTTTAATCAAATCAGTTTTATTACacgctttatttattatatttattttatattagcttcacttgtatgtttgtatatttgtatgtttgtaaccaacttttttgggcgcgattttgacccactttaaacggctagatttcgttcaagctttgtagatttatcgaggagcgatgacattacactaatttgataaaattattcaatttttcaattgcagaatatgatttttgttaatttatataatttttaaataaataaatcactgataagcgccatctagtaatttattgtaaactacaaaggaaacgcgcgacatgtcaagacagttccacaaaattaaagcatctaattcgtttagaagcgaatagatggcggtgaatttatatttccattataaattattcttttgGCATGCGAAGCGAAGTTCCCCGCCTGCCCCTCCCGAATACAAATCACATTAGTAAACGTAAGCATACCATCGTTAGGGTTCTCCCAGAGGCTGGCCACCCTCGCGACGAAGGGTTGTGCTCGCGCCGGGGACGCCCTCAGCAAGACACAGTCGCCGCGCGCCACGCGGTCGCCGCTGGCGTGGCTCATCCGCGACCAGCACCGAGCGGTCATGTCTTGCCGGGAGTCGTTCTGTGAGGTCATTTTTAATGCtgaacttatattatttttaaatcagtaACTAGAAAAACACAACCAGGCTGCGGCAATATCCTTTAAAATTGACGAACTGCCTAAACTTTCTATCCTTAATTCATTTGTGCTTCTtacctttgaaaatgatacggATGAGATTTCCAAATTGACAAACTTGTAAGGATGCTCTGGCGGTTTAGGTTGTGCGTTAATGAATCAGTAAATAAGCCCGGATGAGTAAATTACTAACTTTATCTGTTATAATGAGTCGTGGGGAAAAGTCTTTCTATAtgtataaacttgtaataaaatctcttttgCCGAAATATCTGCATCTGGCTGGTTTTGCAGACATCAATAAggtgacatttaaaaaaaagtaacaaaactAGTATTGTTACCAgctatttttcatttgtttttatttctgtcAATATTAGTGAATCTAATGacaagatatatttttaaattctattacaAGAAATGAAAAAGTTGCAGCGCAACATTTCTACAGTAATAGGATCATATACAGTCCCTGCAAGGTGCAAAGATTCATCGAACAAAATGAGACATactgtgattaaaaaaaattgtaaaaagtcTTGagtatatgaaataataaaatgtgaAGAATCTTTTTTCCCAGCATAGATATTTGTTGATTAACTATAGTGTGGGACCGTCCATGTCTATGTATACTTACGTTGAGGTAGACTTTAGAGAGGTAGCAATCTCCGTCCCACTGCCAACCGTTGCTCCAGCGAGGCGGCGGTCGCGGACTGATGTCTGGTGGAGCGAGCGGGGCCACCATCCTCCGCGGCCGCCTCGCCCCGCTACGGCGCCGCTTTGTTCTCCGCTTCACGGTAGCATCCAACGACGAACACGCATCCTCGATCACTAAAGATGCATCATCGGTTTTTAGTACTGTCTTCTTGGATACAAGTAATTTTGCCACTTTTTCCACACTTTTTGCTTTAAATTCTCCTCCATTTTGCTTCTCAACCGTTATTTTACATCGTTTCGATTTGTCTACACTTGATTTGTAGCCTTCTATATTAGAATCTAAAGTTTCAATATCTGCCACAGCCTCATCGTTCTTAGCTTGTCTTTTTGATAAAAGTTTAACAACCTTTTCAACAGTTTTCCTTTTTATCTCGTCACTCGATGCAACGTCTGCAACTGAACTTATCATATTGCTCGATAGAAAATCAATTTCTTTCATAGATTTCTCCAAAGAAAATTCATTGCTttccttttttaataattgagaTTCACATGTATTATTTGTAATGCACTGTTCTTTGCCTGTTTCTGATTTTGTCACAGCTGATGACTTCTGCGTTTTTAGAGGTTTTAGCGTAAATGTATCATATTTAACGATATCTGTTACCAAATTTTCGCTTTTTACCTTGGGTATATCACACTTGTCTTTTATTTTGATGATGCTATTCACAGCACTGATTTCAACACACTTTTCAATGTTAGAAGGGACTACACTTTTAATGTCTTCATCTTTGAAATTTTTCAGCGACTCTTTATTCGAACCACCATTTAATACTGATTTTAAAGTATGGGTAACTCGGGAATCAACTCTTTCTAATTTGCACGCATTTTTACTGGCCAATTTCTTCTCTATCAGTTGACTTACAGCTGCAATTGTTTTAGGTTTAACTCCATTTGTATTTGTACTGCTTTCCACtacattgttattaatatttaacgtTCTCTTTGGAGTGTGTAGCAGGGTATTTTCATTTGATGGTAGAAAGAGATCCGCTGGGCTTAGTATAGTATCTGAATTAGCCAAGCCTTTGATTTCTGTTCTCTCcacactattctttttaattagattgtctaACACAACTGCACTTTTATTCTTTGGCTTAAGACAGTAAGGATCCTCTGGTACTAATATATTATCTTGTATAATGGGAAGAATTTGAACTCGTTGATCATTATTGATTGTACTCTCCAGGGGCATTTTCTTAGCCTTAGGTTCAGTAACAACTGTATCAGATTTCCTTTTATTGCTTTTCTTTTCcaatgattttttgttttggCTTGTTCTTCTTTTAGGCTCTTTTACAATAGTTTCTGGTTTTGGGGAATCTGTTTGATCACCCGAAACTTTTCGACGCTTTTGCAATTTCACATGTTCACCTATGCCATTTGTTTTACAAACATCATCAAGTTGAACAtctttcatttcaatttcaagCTTTGGCCTCGAATATCTTCTTTTTACTGGCTTTGTAATTTCTGCGGGAGCAACTGTATCCGACAAGTTTGAGGTATTATGTTCCTTAAGCGCCTGTGCATCTGCTTTTCTTGATAAAGCAAAGGTGGGACcttcattttctttttttacatcTACAAGTGGCGTTGTCCTTTCATCAGATGACGACAAATCGATTGGTGCGCAAAGAGGTGGTGATATGGCCAGaacatcatcatcaccatcatttTGTTGGGAGCAGGGTCGTTGAGGTGTTGATAGTAAAAGCGCCGTGTCATCACCAACAAGGGATTTTCTCGCCATTGCTTTCCCTAGTCGTGCCCGTCTTGGTGCAATGGGTGGTGGTTGTGGGGCACATATACCCGCGGAGCCTCTCGCTGGGGATGGTGGTCCTAGGGCTTCAGCCGAGCCTGGTAGGTCACCAACCAATCGCAAGTTGTCCCGTACATCGTATAGCTCACGTTTCGGCGATGCTCCTCCCATATCCGGCAGTGTACAAGGGTGTGGTGCATCAGACGCTGTCGGTGGTTCCGGAGGCTCTGTCTCTAACGGCGGATCCTAGaagtgttaatttaaaattagcaAATGTCGTTAGTGAGAAATATCTTAGTAGTGAATTGAAATAATTCTAAACGAGCTAACACTctaacaaaaatgaaataaaaagcaGCTTAGCAAAGTCACTGAAGTAAACCGAGTGTAAGGTCCTGTTACATGCCATCAAGATGAAGCAGGACACGCATTATCCCTCACTGCCAtcaaattgattttaaaattataactactTGTCACACCACAAACAGTGTTGAGTGGGAGTGGGACATACAGGAGGTGGTACATCTGTCCCGCTCCTGTCCATGACGTCAAAGTGTAAGAGCGACTGGACATTTTAAAGCGTAGGCACTACTACTTTTATGTCGCGCACTCGCACTATAAGAtgagagagagaagaagcgaaaGACTTAGaacaaatatacaataaaatataacgcagaaccaaattatataagaaattacttttttttggtaaattaataattatgattattaaataaaattttaattaaattcttatacattttatgtaacttaaagcttttaaaatgtattaGCAGTTATCATGCATAATTCTTAATGCCactaaaaattgttaatttagtACACTAATTCtcttaaaaatgtataaaaaataattaaatataaaaagagatCGTTTCGGtctgtttttcttattttatcttattttttgtCCTTGCGGAAGGAAGGAACAGGCAtgcattataattaaaaattaacttttttattatttacttgtacttgaaaaaaatatttgattactttttttatttaatcaaatgtAGATTCTGTTGCAGAAAAGGTTAAATGTCTTGTGACATCCAAAGcggtttcacttaaaaaaagtCGGCATTTAGAAATACATGAACTCCCATCgactttataatttaataaaggtactaatattattataatttatatagtataaTCTTATATTAGGAGTAATATAAGATTATATACGCAATGCAAACAATTCGCTCAACAAAGTGAGGTGAGCGGTCGTGGTGTAATCAATGTTCATTGGTAAGATAATAATCACATCATGTCATATCGTAAAACATTGGTACTGGCTACTGTAGACTTGTATAAGATCTACGTTGAAATCTGAAAGCGGTCGCTTGATCTGATTTCGCATTGAAATacattaaaaaccaaaacaattAACTTCATTGAGGGCATAAGATTGGAATAAATGCTGAGGTTTGCTACAAAGGATATAATCGATCCGTGGGGAAAAAAGTACAGTTACtgtctttttttttggaaaacaaacagcatACATACATTTTACACAGTTTTAGCCTTAATTTAGATAAATACAATAAGCCAGCAAAGTTTTTAGAAACTTGTAGATTCATAATTGCTACATTAATTACTCGATCGAGTAC
Encoded here:
- the LOC126968060 gene encoding uncharacterized protein LOC126968060; the encoded protein is MSLSPYGYYQPAGPLIKESSAEAERALARYHPPPHYHAPHPPVLQQYGPYYPADLCYGRYFRPQGPYHMAPPQPESPMVGVGSEPYPAPQYYGAPPCYQHSPQRIPYVEYRGCPCPLNACPKNVLIGPATGKAPSGGGPGDVSSTMLPPGGPFRPKARACALDNVPDTHGSGKDPPLETEPPEPPTASDAPHPCTLPDMGGASPKRELYDVRDNLRLVGDLPGSAEALGPPSPARGSAGICAPQPPPIAPRRARLGKAMARKSLVGDDTALLLSTPQRPCSQQNDGDDDVLAISPPLCAPIDLSSSDERTTPLVDVKKENEGPTFALSRKADAQALKEHNTSNLSDTVAPAEITKPVKRRYSRPKLEIEMKDVQLDDVCKTNGIGEHVKLQKRRKVSGDQTDSPKPETIVKEPKRRTSQNKKSLEKKSNKRKSDTVVTEPKAKKMPLESTINNDQRVQILPIIQDNILVPEDPYCLKPKNKSAVVLDNLIKKNSVERTEIKGLANSDTILSPADLFLPSNENTLLHTPKRTLNINNNVVESSTNTNGVKPKTIAAVSQLIEKKLASKNACKLERVDSRVTHTLKSVLNGGSNKESLKNFKDEDIKSVVPSNIEKCVEISAVNSIIKIKDKCDIPKVKSENLVTDIVKYDTFTLKPLKTQKSSAVTKSETGKEQCITNNTCESQLLKKESNEFSLEKSMKEIDFLSSNMISSVADVASSDEIKRKTVEKVVKLLSKRQAKNDEAVADIETLDSNIEGYKSSVDKSKRCKITVEKQNGGEFKAKSVEKVAKLLVSKKTVLKTDDASLVIEDACSSLDATVKRRTKRRRSGARRPRRMVAPLAPPDISPRPPPRWSNGWQWDGDCYLSKVYLNNDSRQDMTARCWSRMSHASGDRVARGDCVLLRASPARAQPFVARVASLWENPNDGEMMVSLVWYYRPEHTDRGRLPTDAPDEVFASRHRDANSVACIEDKCYVLTFNEYCRYKKRLKAMKEGITIAPSIVPALPSSEVTPAVAPNDTKLPPSVSPELVLFCRRIYDFRSKKIHEPNK